A stretch of DNA from Fusobacterium sp.:
CAATCATAAACATTCCAATGAGAATCAGTGTTTCCATATATTATTACCAAAGTTCCAGTATCATAAAAAACATTATAGTTTGGATTTTCAACCCAATTTTTATATTTTTTCAAATATGGGAATGTATCAAAATTTTCAATAAGATGCTTTTTTATCTCATTTGATAATCTTTTTATTTCTTCTTTATCCTGTATAACAACAAAACCCCAAGGTTCCATAGCAGAACCTGTGGCTGCTTTTGTTCCTAACTCTAAAAGCTCATTTATTATTTTTTCATCTATTTGTTTATCTTTGTATGAACGGATACTTCTTCTTTCATTAATACAAGAGATTATACTCATTATTAATCCT
This window harbors:
- a CDS encoding nitroreductase family protein translates to MSIISCINERRSIRSYKDKQIDEKIINELLELGTKAATGSAMEPWGFVVIQDKEEIKRLSNEIKKHLIENFDTFPYLKKYKNWVENPNYNVFYDTGTLVIIYGNTDSHWNVYDCSLVAGNIMLGAYEMGIGSCWIGFGEYMLNTKEFKEKYRVPENFQVICPLTLGYMKIKPKPPVRKAPVVFNKK